One segment of Candidatus Pelagibacter ubique HTCC1062 DNA contains the following:
- a CDS encoding DUF3726 domain-containing protein translates to MRSLSEIDTVSKRSSRAAGYSWGIAEEIGKNIRLLEIFSLPGIKNLNSFFKKKKEIRLENISIIKQDNEAGKNEYCPIIAGVNFLDQIKTLETLNEITFKKVSYPLLFLPFVSRAAEVIGKRIFLKMDDREFLLNFNNNIYSNYTKNEIIESAENIYLKVLENRDSFEEKEWNELYKLSEETFVEENESLKQGGAGAGLTDND, encoded by the coding sequence ATGAGATCATTAAGCGAAATAGATACAGTTTCTAAAAGATCAAGTAGAGCTGCAGGATATTCATGGGGGATTGCAGAAGAGATTGGAAAAAATATAAGACTACTCGAAATTTTTAGTTTGCCTGGAATTAAAAACTTAAATAGTTTTTTTAAGAAAAAAAAAGAAATAAGGTTAGAGAATATCAGCATCATAAAGCAAGACAATGAGGCTGGTAAAAATGAATATTGCCCAATAATCGCAGGGGTAAATTTTTTAGATCAGATTAAAACTCTAGAAACTTTAAATGAGATAACGTTTAAAAAAGTCTCATATCCATTACTTTTCCTACCATTTGTAAGTAGAGCAGCTGAGGTAATCGGTAAAAGAATATTCTTAAAAATGGATGACAGGGAGTTTTTATTAAACTTTAATAATAATATTTATTCTAATTACACTAAAAACGAAATTATTGAATCTGCTGAAAATATTTATTTAAAAGTTTTAGAAAACAGAGACTCGTTTGAAGAAAAAGAATGGAATGAGCTTTATAAGCTTTCAGAAGAAACGTTTGTTGAAGAAAATGAAAGCTTAAAACAAGGTGGAGCAGGAGCTGGCCTTACTGATAATGACTAA
- the purE gene encoding 5-(carboxyamino)imidazole ribonucleotide mutase produces the protein MAKNKLNKVSIVMGSQSDYKTMTFCQNILKKLNIKFETKIISAHRTPKRMYEFAINAEKNGIAVIIAGAGGSAHLPGMISALTSLPVLGVPIESKKLKGLDSLLSIAQMPKGIPVGTLAIGEDGAINAALLAASIIGLSDLTVKRKLNQFRLNQSKSVKKKPK, from the coding sequence ATGGCTAAAAATAAATTAAACAAAGTATCAATTGTTATGGGTAGTCAATCTGACTACAAAACCATGACATTTTGTCAAAATATTCTTAAAAAATTAAACATAAAATTTGAAACAAAAATAATATCAGCTCATAGAACCCCTAAAAGAATGTATGAATTTGCTATTAATGCTGAAAAAAATGGTATTGCAGTAATTATTGCTGGAGCTGGTGGATCTGCACATTTACCAGGAATGATTTCAGCCCTTACTTCTCTACCGGTACTAGGTGTTCCAATTGAAAGTAAAAAGCTGAAAGGTCTTGATAGTCTTCTATCCATTGCACAAATGCCAAAAGGAATACCTGTTGGAACATTAGCAATTGGAGAAGATGGTGCAATTAATGCTGCCTTATTAGCTGCATCTATTATTGGTCTTAGTGATTTAACTGTTAAGAGAAAATTAAATCAGTTTCGTTTAAATCAAAGCAAATCTGTTAAAAAAAAACCCAAATAG
- a CDS encoding membrane dipeptidase gives MNFKIDNLQYCNWSREIFQINKQAGLDAIHVTIVYHEDFDELKTVLKNWENHFSENSDLIFHGKSFKDIEKAKSENKTAVFFGFQNCSPIEDDIGLVEKVYDLGCRFMQLTYNNQSLLATGCYEAIDSGVTNFGKEVIKEMNRLGLVIDMSHSAEKSTIDAIEISEKPIAITHANPSFWHPAKRNKSNELLKILSKHKGMLGLSLYPHHLKDGTDCSLESFCEMTAKTAEIMGVEKIGIGSDLCLNQPDTIVEWMRNGTWTKSKNYGEGSKNKPGFPKQPDWFLDARGFENLEIGLKKVGFSESEVNGILGNNWYNFYKEMNQ, from the coding sequence ATGAATTTTAAAATTGATAATTTACAATATTGTAACTGGTCTAGAGAAATTTTTCAGATCAATAAACAAGCAGGACTGGATGCAATCCATGTAACTATTGTTTACCACGAAGATTTTGATGAGCTAAAAACGGTATTAAAAAATTGGGAAAATCACTTTTCAGAAAATTCCGACTTAATTTTTCACGGTAAAAGTTTTAAAGATATTGAAAAAGCTAAATCTGAAAATAAAACTGCAGTTTTTTTTGGTTTTCAAAATTGTTCACCTATAGAAGATGATATTGGATTGGTTGAAAAAGTTTATGATTTAGGATGTAGGTTTATGCAGCTTACTTATAATAATCAGTCCTTACTAGCGACGGGATGTTATGAAGCAATAGATAGTGGGGTTACTAATTTTGGTAAAGAGGTAATTAAAGAGATGAATAGATTAGGTCTTGTAATAGACATGTCTCATTCAGCAGAAAAAAGTACAATTGATGCAATTGAGATAAGTGAAAAACCAATTGCAATAACTCATGCAAATCCATCATTTTGGCACCCAGCTAAGAGAAACAAATCAAACGAACTATTAAAAATTTTATCCAAACACAAAGGAATGTTGGGTCTATCTTTATATCCTCATCATTTAAAAGATGGAACAGATTGTTCTTTGGAAAGCTTTTGTGAAATGACAGCTAAGACTGCTGAGATTATGGGAGTTGAAAAAATTGGAATAGGTTCAGATCTTTGTTTAAACCAACCAGATACTATTGTTGAGTGGATGAGAAATGGTACTTGGACTAAAAGCAAAAATTATGGAGAAGGGTCTAAAAACAAACCTGGTTTTCCAAAACAACCTGATTGGTTTTTAGATGCAAGAGGATTTGAAAACTTAGAGATAGGACTTAAAAAAGTTGGTTTTTCAGAAAGTGAAGTAAATGGAATTCTTGGAAACAACTGGTACAATTTTTACAAAGAAATGAATCAATGA